A genomic segment from Malus domestica chromosome 05, GDT2T_hap1 encodes:
- the LOC114825000 gene encoding uncharacterized protein codes for MTETCSSLTFMTLYEPTADTAGQPLRMVQQGRGVYVGKPSPHVELKISVDGSSRVGRILTRGQHVMLGYWHGSPPNASVSGDKVWFDAGDIGSTDDSGGAHPVTTRGGATVGSMGLHDPLEAMEITLEVPWSCWCDPLELLVRPLGAAHHVFDEMSKRRKRLRLQVEEEGRARAREEKDFGCRFCVEFCCVHLVTVAKPGFLGGRSELKRMQG; via the exons ATGACGGAGACATGCTCGTCGTTAACCTTCATGACTCTGTACGAACCAACTGCTGACACCGCCGGCCAGCCGCTAAGAATGGTTCAACAAGGAAGAGGTGTTTATGTTGGGAAGCCTTCTCCTCACGTAGAACTGAAGATCTCAGTTGACGGCTCTTCTCGTGTGGGGAGGATTTTAACTAGAGGCCAGCATGTCATGCTCGGATATTGGCATGGAAGTCCACCAAATGCGTCAGTTTCCGGTGATAAAGTATGGTTTGACGCCGGTGACATTGGATCCACTGATGACTCAG GTGGAGCGCACCCTGTTACAACCAGAGGCGGAGCCACAGTGGGGTCAATGGGGTTgcacgaccccttggaagccatggaaatAACCTTAGAGGTCCCTTGGAGCTGCTGGTGCGACCCCTTGGAGCTGCTGgtgcgacctcttggagctgcACACCACGTGTTCGATGAAAtgtctaaaagaagaaaaagacttcggttgcaggttgaagaagaaggaagggcgCGCGCGCGAGAAGAAAAAGACTTCGGTTGCAGGTTCTGTGTAGAGTTTTGTTGTGTGCACCTCGttacagtggcgaagccaggatttctCGGGGGGAGGAGCGAACTTAAAAGAATGCaaggttaa
- the LOC114825002 gene encoding uncharacterized protein has translation MAFFIQVGVAAIAVFLMAVAMESDGRELRPSDHGLVYQNPAPASAKSPADEKSFFGGGGGENSPAAGDAALPKPKAMNSSDADASWWKGVVARDGGRRRDHVEDVLLVASLVCGIAGVALFVASAFVYVLRYRKHKSLPSESPSS, from the coding sequence atggCGTTTTTCATCCAAGTTGGTGTAGCAGCGATCGCGGTGTTTCTGATGGCGGTGGCGATGGAATCTGACGGGCGGGAGCTGCGTCCGTCTGATCACGGCCTCGTGTACCAGAACCCGGCGCCGGCCAGCGCGAAGTCGCCGGCGGATGAGAAGTCGTTCTTCGGCGGGGGAGGAGGAGAGAATTCTCCGGCGGCGGGGGACGCAGCACTGCCGAAGCCAAAGGCAATGAACTCGAGCGACGCCGACGCGTCGTGGTGGAAGGGCGTGGTGGCACGTGACGGCGGGAGGCGTAGAGATCACGTGGAGGACGTGTTGCTGGTGGCGAGCTTGGTTTGTGGGATTGCGGGTGTCGCTCTGTTCGTGGCCTCCGCTTTTGTTTACGTCTTAAGGTACCGAAAGCATAAATCTTTACCGTCAGAATCACCGTCATCTTGA
- the LOC114825001 gene encoding probable ADP-ribosylation factor GTPase-activating protein AGD13 isoform X2: protein MNHRPMELGRPASGKRRLKDLLIQKDNRNCADCGATDPKWASANIGVFICLKCCGVHRSLGTHISKVLSVTLDEWSDDEIDAMIEVGGNSSANSIYEAFIPVGVSKPGPDAGHEERSKFIRSKYELQDFLKPSLRINSGPSRKNSLQSTLQSNSFSRKIIDSFRSNSSEKSEGMVEFIGLLKVKVIRGTNLAIRDMMTSDPYVILTLGQQTLRTTVIKSNLNPVWNEELMLSVPEQFGPLQLQVFDYDTFSADDIMGEAEVDLQPLITSAMAFGDAGMFGNMQIGKWLKSNDNALIDDSTVNIIDGKVKQELSLKLQNVECGELDLELEWMPLEQ, encoded by the exons ATGAATCACCGTCCTATGGAGCTTGGGAGGCCTGCCTCAG GTAAAAGAAGATTAAAAGATTTATTGATCCAAAAAGATAATCGCAATTGTGCTGATTGTGGTGCAACAGATCCTAAATGGGC GTCAGCAAACATTGGAGTTTTTATATGCTTAAAATGTTGTGGTGTGCACAGGAGTCTTGGTACTCATATATCAAAG GTTTTGTCAGTGACCCTAGATGAATGGTCTGATGATGAAATTGATGCAATGATAGAAGttggaggaaactcttctgCAAATTCAATTTACGAGGCTTTTATTCCTGTGGGAGTTTCAAAGCCTGGACCAGATGCCGGTCATGAGGAACGTTCAAAATTCATCCG GTCAAAGTATGAGCTTCAAGATTTTCTGAAACCTAGCTTACGGATTAACTCAGGTCCTTCTAGAAAGAACTCTCTCCAGAGCACTctccaatcaaatagtttttctAGAAAGATTATCGATAGTTTCCGTTCAAATTCTTCAGAGAAATCG GAAGGCATGGTAGAATTTATTGGTTTATTGAAGGTAAAGGTGATTAGAGGCACAAATTTAGCTATTCGAGATATGATGACAAGCGATCCTTATGTCATCCTGACTCTTGGGCAGCAG ACTCTTCGGACGACTGTAATAAAGAGTAACTTGAATCCTGTCTGGAATGAGGAACTCATGCTGTCTGTACCTGAGCAATTTGGACCTTTGCAGTTG CAGGTGTTTGATTATGACACGTTCTCGGCTGATGACATAATGGGAGAAGCAGAGGTTGATCTTCAGCCTTTGATAACATCTGCAATGGCGTTCGGGGATGCAGGAATGTTTGGCAACATGCAAATCGGAAAATGGCTGAAGTCGAATGACAATGCCCTCATAGACGATAGCACAGTTAATATTATCGACGGGAAGGTAAAACAGGAGCTGTCTCTCAAGCTGCAGAATGTTGAGTGTGGAGAATTAGATTTAGAACTAGAGTGGATGCCCCTTGAGCAATAG
- the LOC114825001 gene encoding probable ADP-ribosylation factor GTPase-activating protein AGD13 isoform X3, whose protein sequence is MNHRPMELGRPASGKRRLKDLLIQKDNRNCADCGATDPKWASANIGVFICLKCCGVHRSLGTHISKVLSVTLDEWSDDEIDAMIEVGGNSSANSIYEAFIPVGVSKPGPDAGHEERSKFIRSKYELQDFLKPSLRINSGPSRKNSLQSTLQSNSFSRKIIDSFRSNSSEKSQEGMVEFIGLLKVKVIRGTNLAIRDMMTSDPYVILTLGQQTLRTTVIKSNLNPVWNEELMLSVPEQFGPLQLVFDYDTFSADDIMGEAEVDLQPLITSAMAFGDAGMFGNMQIGKWLKSNDNALIDDSTVNIIDGKVKQELSLKLQNVECGELDLELEWMPLEQ, encoded by the exons ATGAATCACCGTCCTATGGAGCTTGGGAGGCCTGCCTCAG GTAAAAGAAGATTAAAAGATTTATTGATCCAAAAAGATAATCGCAATTGTGCTGATTGTGGTGCAACAGATCCTAAATGGGC GTCAGCAAACATTGGAGTTTTTATATGCTTAAAATGTTGTGGTGTGCACAGGAGTCTTGGTACTCATATATCAAAG GTTTTGTCAGTGACCCTAGATGAATGGTCTGATGATGAAATTGATGCAATGATAGAAGttggaggaaactcttctgCAAATTCAATTTACGAGGCTTTTATTCCTGTGGGAGTTTCAAAGCCTGGACCAGATGCCGGTCATGAGGAACGTTCAAAATTCATCCG GTCAAAGTATGAGCTTCAAGATTTTCTGAAACCTAGCTTACGGATTAACTCAGGTCCTTCTAGAAAGAACTCTCTCCAGAGCACTctccaatcaaatagtttttctAGAAAGATTATCGATAGTTTCCGTTCAAATTCTTCAGAGAAATCG CAGGAAGGCATGGTAGAATTTATTGGTTTATTGAAGGTAAAGGTGATTAGAGGCACAAATTTAGCTATTCGAGATATGATGACAAGCGATCCTTATGTCATCCTGACTCTTGGGCAGCAG ACTCTTCGGACGACTGTAATAAAGAGTAACTTGAATCCTGTCTGGAATGAGGAACTCATGCTGTCTGTACCTGAGCAATTTGGACCTTTGCAGTTG GTGTTTGATTATGACACGTTCTCGGCTGATGACATAATGGGAGAAGCAGAGGTTGATCTTCAGCCTTTGATAACATCTGCAATGGCGTTCGGGGATGCAGGAATGTTTGGCAACATGCAAATCGGAAAATGGCTGAAGTCGAATGACAATGCCCTCATAGACGATAGCACAGTTAATATTATCGACGGGAAGGTAAAACAGGAGCTGTCTCTCAAGCTGCAGAATGTTGAGTGTGGAGAATTAGATTTAGAACTAGAGTGGATGCCCCTTGAGCAATAG
- the LOC114825001 gene encoding probable ADP-ribosylation factor GTPase-activating protein AGD13 isoform X1, translating into MNHRPMELGRPASGKRRLKDLLIQKDNRNCADCGATDPKWASANIGVFICLKCCGVHRSLGTHISKVLSVTLDEWSDDEIDAMIEVGGNSSANSIYEAFIPVGVSKPGPDAGHEERSKFIRSKYELQDFLKPSLRINSGPSRKNSLQSTLQSNSFSRKIIDSFRSNSSEKSQEGMVEFIGLLKVKVIRGTNLAIRDMMTSDPYVILTLGQQTLRTTVIKSNLNPVWNEELMLSVPEQFGPLQLQVFDYDTFSADDIMGEAEVDLQPLITSAMAFGDAGMFGNMQIGKWLKSNDNALIDDSTVNIIDGKVKQELSLKLQNVECGELDLELEWMPLEQ; encoded by the exons ATGAATCACCGTCCTATGGAGCTTGGGAGGCCTGCCTCAG GTAAAAGAAGATTAAAAGATTTATTGATCCAAAAAGATAATCGCAATTGTGCTGATTGTGGTGCAACAGATCCTAAATGGGC GTCAGCAAACATTGGAGTTTTTATATGCTTAAAATGTTGTGGTGTGCACAGGAGTCTTGGTACTCATATATCAAAG GTTTTGTCAGTGACCCTAGATGAATGGTCTGATGATGAAATTGATGCAATGATAGAAGttggaggaaactcttctgCAAATTCAATTTACGAGGCTTTTATTCCTGTGGGAGTTTCAAAGCCTGGACCAGATGCCGGTCATGAGGAACGTTCAAAATTCATCCG GTCAAAGTATGAGCTTCAAGATTTTCTGAAACCTAGCTTACGGATTAACTCAGGTCCTTCTAGAAAGAACTCTCTCCAGAGCACTctccaatcaaatagtttttctAGAAAGATTATCGATAGTTTCCGTTCAAATTCTTCAGAGAAATCG CAGGAAGGCATGGTAGAATTTATTGGTTTATTGAAGGTAAAGGTGATTAGAGGCACAAATTTAGCTATTCGAGATATGATGACAAGCGATCCTTATGTCATCCTGACTCTTGGGCAGCAG ACTCTTCGGACGACTGTAATAAAGAGTAACTTGAATCCTGTCTGGAATGAGGAACTCATGCTGTCTGTACCTGAGCAATTTGGACCTTTGCAGTTG CAGGTGTTTGATTATGACACGTTCTCGGCTGATGACATAATGGGAGAAGCAGAGGTTGATCTTCAGCCTTTGATAACATCTGCAATGGCGTTCGGGGATGCAGGAATGTTTGGCAACATGCAAATCGGAAAATGGCTGAAGTCGAATGACAATGCCCTCATAGACGATAGCACAGTTAATATTATCGACGGGAAGGTAAAACAGGAGCTGTCTCTCAAGCTGCAGAATGTTGAGTGTGGAGAATTAGATTTAGAACTAGAGTGGATGCCCCTTGAGCAATAG